A single Thermoanaerobacterium sp. RBIITD DNA region contains:
- the secA gene encoding preprotein translocase subunit SecA, translating into MLGVLEKLFGNYSEKEVKRIEPIADKVLSYDEEMSKLSDDELRAKTQEFKDRLKNGETLDDLLPEAFAVVREAAWRTLKMKHFRVQVIGGIVLHQGRIAEMKTGEGKTLVATLPAYLNALEGKGVHIVTVNDYLAKRDRDWMGKIYEFLGMSVGVILHDMDSDERKRAYAADITYGTNNEFGFDYLRDNMVIYKEEMVQRHLNYAIVDEVDSILIDEARTPLIISGVGEKSTDLYKQADTFVRTLKNEEDYTIDEKAHAVSLTEKGVSKAEKFFNLKNLADLENIEISHHINQALKAHAIMKRDKDYVVKDGEVIIVDEFTGRLMFGRRYSEGLHQAIEAKEGVKVERESKTLATITFQNYFRMYDKLAGMTGTAQTEEQEFRAIYGLDVVVIPTNKEMIRVDDSDVIYKTEDAKFKAVVEDILEHHKKGQPVLVGTITIEKSEKLSNMLKKLGVKHQVLNAKYHEKEAEIIAQAGRKGAVTIATNMAGRGTDIILGGNPEFLAKKKMIEEGYSPEDISEASGYGPLKSEELIKARQRYQELLSEMRKETEKEHEEVVKLGGLYIIGTERHESRRIDNQLRGRSGRQGDPGESKFYISLEDDLMRLFGSERIKNMMNTLGIEDDQPIEHKILTKQIEQAQKKVEGINFDVRKNVLEYDDVMNKQREIIYKERRKVLEGEDLRQYILDMVKEIIKRNVEIYTAGSKYPEEWDIDGLLNHLYDLFLEKDSVVIDVDFGRLDKEMLTDIIYEEAVRQYERKEQQIGPQMREIERVVLLKVVDTKWMDHIDEMDQLRQGIGLRAYGQIDPVIEYKKIGFDMFEDLVNSIQEDTVKFLYHIEIKNDNMPHREQVAKPVATSQGGNNEPRKPIVKKKKVGRNDPCPCGSGKKYKKCCGANL; encoded by the coding sequence ATGTTAGGAGTTTTAGAAAAATTATTTGGCAACTATAGTGAGAAGGAAGTTAAGAGGATCGAACCGATAGCCGATAAGGTTTTGTCATATGATGAAGAAATGTCAAAGCTTTCTGATGATGAATTAAGAGCAAAAACACAGGAATTTAAAGATAGACTAAAAAATGGTGAAACACTTGATGACTTATTACCAGAAGCTTTTGCAGTAGTTAGAGAAGCTGCATGGAGAACTTTGAAGATGAAGCACTTCAGAGTCCAGGTAATAGGCGGTATAGTACTACATCAAGGTAGGATAGCCGAGATGAAGACAGGCGAAGGCAAAACGCTTGTTGCAACACTTCCGGCTTATTTAAATGCCCTCGAAGGGAAAGGTGTTCACATCGTAACAGTCAATGATTACCTAGCAAAAAGGGACCGTGACTGGATGGGAAAAATCTATGAGTTCCTTGGCATGAGCGTTGGTGTTATTCTTCATGATATGGATTCAGATGAGAGAAAAAGAGCATATGCTGCAGATATAACTTATGGAACAAATAACGAATTCGGCTTTGATTATTTGAGAGACAACATGGTTATTTACAAGGAGGAAATGGTACAAAGACATCTTAACTATGCTATCGTCGATGAAGTCGACAGCATATTGATTGATGAGGCAAGAACACCTCTTATCATTTCAGGTGTTGGAGAAAAATCAACTGATTTATACAAACAAGCAGATACTTTTGTAAGGACACTTAAAAATGAAGAAGACTATACAATAGATGAGAAGGCACATGCTGTAAGTTTAACGGAAAAGGGTGTCTCAAAGGCAGAGAAATTTTTCAATCTAAAAAACTTAGCTGACCTTGAGAATATTGAGATTTCTCATCATATCAACCAGGCATTAAAAGCACATGCAATAATGAAAAGAGATAAAGATTATGTTGTAAAAGATGGTGAGGTTATAATTGTCGACGAATTTACCGGGAGGCTTATGTTTGGAAGAAGATACAGTGAAGGACTTCACCAGGCGATAGAAGCAAAAGAAGGTGTTAAAGTTGAAAGAGAGAGCAAAACTCTTGCAACTATAACATTCCAGAATTATTTCAGGATGTACGATAAGCTTGCAGGTATGACTGGTACAGCACAGACAGAAGAGCAGGAATTTAGAGCAATATATGGACTTGATGTTGTTGTGATACCAACAAACAAAGAAATGATAAGAGTAGATGATTCTGATGTAATTTATAAGACAGAGGATGCAAAATTTAAAGCGGTTGTAGAGGATATATTAGAGCACCATAAAAAAGGACAGCCTGTACTTGTTGGCACCATTACAATAGAAAAATCTGAGAAATTAAGTAATATGCTTAAAAAGCTTGGTGTTAAGCACCAGGTTTTAAATGCTAAATACCACGAAAAAGAAGCAGAAATCATAGCACAGGCAGGTAGAAAAGGTGCTGTCACAATCGCGACAAATATGGCTGGACGTGGTACAGATATCATCCTTGGTGGCAATCCTGAATTTCTTGCAAAGAAGAAAATGATCGAAGAAGGGTACTCCCCTGAGGACATTTCAGAAGCATCTGGTTATGGCCCATTAAAAAGTGAGGAACTAATAAAGGCAAGACAAAGATACCAGGAACTGTTAAGCGAGATGAGGAAAGAAACCGAGAAAGAACACGAAGAAGTCGTTAAGCTCGGCGGTCTTTATATAATAGGAACCGAAAGACATGAATCAAGAAGAATTGATAATCAGTTAAGAGGGCGTTCAGGACGTCAAGGGGACCCTGGCGAATCAAAGTTTTATATATCCCTAGAGGATGACCTTATGAGACTCTTTGGCTCAGAAAGAATTAAAAACATGATGAATACTCTTGGGATAGAAGATGACCAGCCTATTGAGCATAAGATTTTGACTAAACAGATTGAACAGGCACAGAAAAAAGTTGAAGGAATAAACTTTGATGTCAGGAAAAATGTCCTTGAATATGATGATGTAATGAATAAACAAAGGGAAATAATATATAAAGAGAGAAGAAAAGTCTTGGAAGGTGAAGATTTAAGGCAGTACATCCTTGACATGGTAAAAGAAATAATAAAGAGAAATGTTGAGATATATACTGCTGGTAGCAAATATCCCGAGGAATGGGATATTGATGGACTTTTAAACCACCTTTATGATTTATTCTTAGAAAAAGATAGTGTAGTAATAGATGTAGATTTTGGAAGACTCGATAAGGAAATGCTTACAGATATAATTTATGAAGAAGCTGTAAGGCAGTATGAAAGAAAAGAACAACAGATTGGTCCACAGATGAGAGAAATAGAAAGAGTTGTACTCTTGAAAGTCGTTGATACAAAATGGATGGATCACATTGATGAGATGGACCAACTGCGCCAAGGAATTGGCTTAAGAGCATATGGACAGATTGATCCTGTTATAGAGTATAAAAAAATCGGATTTGATATGTTTGAAGATTTAGTAAACTCTATACAGGAAGATACTGTAAAATTCCTCTACCATATAGAGATAAAGAATGACAATATGCCACATAGGGAACAGGTTGCAAAGCCTGTAGCAACGAGCCAAGGCGGCAATAATGAACCTAGAAAGCCTATTGTGAAGAAGAAAAAAGTCGGCAGAAATGATCCATGTCCATGTGGCAGTGGCAAAAAATATAAAAAATGCTGTGGTGCAAATCTATAG
- a CDS encoding bacteriohemerythrin, which translates to MIKWQDTLSVGIEMIDEEHKELFKRVNDVFDACMRQQGQEKVYEIIGFLKQYTVKHFGDEERLLEKYKYPELPIHKKLHEKFVDDIKEIEKDIKENGVNVSIITTLNRKLVDWLINHISKADKRYGEYIKAHSAD; encoded by the coding sequence ATGATTAAATGGCAGGATACTTTATCTGTTGGCATAGAGATGATAGATGAAGAGCATAAGGAACTGTTTAAAAGGGTAAATGATGTTTTTGATGCCTGTATGAGACAGCAGGGACAGGAGAAAGTTTACGAAATAATTGGCTTTTTGAAGCAATATACCGTAAAACATTTTGGAGATGAAGAAAGACTTCTTGAAAAGTATAAGTACCCTGAACTACCTATACATAAAAAACTACATGAGAAATTTGTAGATGATATAAAAGAAATAGAGAAAGATATAAAAGAAAATGGTGTCAATGTCTCAATTATAACTACATTAAACCGTAAATTAGTTGATTGGCTTATAAATCACATAAGTAAAGCTGATAAAAGATATGGAGAGTACATAAAAGCACATTCTGCTGATTGA
- a CDS encoding transcription repressor NadR — MNTFERRNKIKEILKNTKGPIKGTSLASMMDVTRQVIVQDIAILRAEGLKVLSTPQGYVLDVLEKSKLKRVIASKHYYDRTEEELNIIVDNGGKVLDVIVEHPYYGELKGLLMLSSRYDVEKFMECLKDGKASLLSSLTEGIHLHTIEADSKETLDRIEKELKAKGFLIE; from the coding sequence ATGAATACTTTTGAAAGAAGAAATAAAATTAAAGAAATCCTAAAAAATACCAAAGGGCCTATTAAAGGCACGTCTTTAGCATCAATGATGGATGTTACAAGACAGGTTATCGTTCAAGATATAGCAATATTAAGGGCAGAAGGTTTAAAGGTTTTATCGACACCACAGGGATATGTTCTTGATGTATTAGAAAAAAGCAAGCTAAAGCGAGTGATAGCCAGCAAACATTACTATGATAGGACAGAAGAAGAATTAAATATTATTGTAGATAACGGTGGGAAGGTCTTAGATGTAATTGTAGAACATCCTTATTATGGTGAATTAAAAGGACTTTTGATGCTTTCATCAAGGTATGATGTAGAAAAATTTATGGAATGTTTGAAGGATGGTAAGGCATCACTTCTATCATCACTAACAGAAGGTATTCACTTGCATACGATAGAAGCGGATTCTAAGGAAACTTTGGACAGGATAGAAAAAGAGCTTAAAGCAAAGGGATTTTTGATAGAATAA